One region of Kytococcus sedentarius DSM 20547 genomic DNA includes:
- a CDS encoding enoyl-CoA hydratase/isomerase family protein: protein MSDQTPAGQTCEFVRLEVADGIGTIRLDRPKMNALSTQLQDEIGIVAQEAAEHPEVHAVIVYGGERVFAAGADIKEMQKMSYADMLDRSAKLQSCLTHVAQIPKPTVAAITGYALGGGCELALACDFRVVAEDAKLGQPEILLGVIPGAGGTQRLPRLVGTAKAKDLIFSGRHVDAAEALAIGLADEVVPAEQVYEAAVARVKQYVGGPSIALRAAKESIDRGMEVDLATGLELERIAFAGLFATEDRQIGMDSFVENGPGKATFLGR from the coding sequence ATGAGCGACCAGACCCCCGCCGGGCAGACCTGCGAGTTCGTGCGGTTGGAGGTGGCCGACGGGATCGGCACCATCCGCCTGGACCGCCCGAAGATGAACGCCCTCAGCACGCAGCTGCAGGACGAGATCGGCATCGTGGCCCAGGAGGCCGCCGAGCACCCCGAGGTGCACGCGGTGATCGTCTACGGCGGGGAACGCGTCTTCGCCGCCGGGGCGGACATCAAGGAGATGCAGAAGATGAGCTACGCGGACATGCTCGACCGCTCCGCCAAGCTCCAGTCCTGCCTCACGCACGTCGCCCAGATCCCCAAGCCCACCGTCGCTGCCATCACCGGGTACGCGCTCGGTGGCGGGTGCGAGCTGGCGCTGGCCTGCGACTTCCGCGTCGTGGCCGAGGACGCCAAGCTGGGCCAGCCGGAGATCCTGCTCGGGGTCATCCCCGGCGCCGGCGGCACCCAGCGCCTGCCGCGCCTGGTCGGCACCGCGAAGGCCAAGGACCTGATCTTCTCCGGCCGCCACGTGGACGCGGCCGAGGCACTCGCCATCGGCCTGGCCGACGAGGTCGTCCCGGCCGAGCAGGTCTACGAGGCCGCCGTGGCCCGCGTGAAGCAGTACGTCGGTGGTCCGTCCATCGCCCTGCGCGCGGCCAAGGAGTCCATCGACCGCGGCATGGAGGTCGACCTGGCGACCGGGCTGGAGCTCGAGCGCATCGCCTTCGCCGGTCTCTTCGCCACCGAGGACCGCCAGATCGGCATGGACTCGTTCGTCGAGAACGGTCCGGGCAAGGCGACCTTCCTCGGTCGCTGA
- a CDS encoding electron transfer flavoprotein subunit beta/FixA family protein yields MNIVVCVKHVPDAQGDRSFTGDNLTDRTTDGLLSELDEYAVEEALKITEGQDDARVTVLTMGPATAEEAVKKALQMGATDGVHVTDEALAGSDALSTALVLAEAVKKVDEVDLVLFGLSSTDGTMGVVPAMVAELLGVPMVTLANSVECSGETGGTVTIKRDTAEATQTIEATLPAVVSVTDQINEPRYPSFKGIMAAKKKTIESWSLADLGVDAELVGLGNAWAQVDGTDQRPPREAGEIVTDEGEGGTKLAEFLAQRKFI; encoded by the coding sequence ATGAACATCGTCGTGTGCGTGAAGCACGTCCCGGACGCCCAGGGCGACCGGTCCTTCACCGGGGACAACCTGACCGACCGCACCACGGACGGCCTGCTGTCCGAGCTGGACGAGTACGCCGTGGAGGAGGCCCTGAAGATCACCGAGGGCCAGGACGACGCGCGCGTGACGGTGCTGACCATGGGCCCCGCCACGGCCGAGGAGGCCGTGAAGAAGGCCCTGCAGATGGGTGCGACCGATGGGGTGCACGTCACCGACGAGGCTCTCGCCGGGTCCGACGCCCTGTCCACCGCGCTGGTGCTGGCCGAGGCCGTGAAGAAGGTGGACGAGGTGGACCTCGTGCTCTTCGGCCTGAGCTCGACCGACGGCACCATGGGCGTCGTGCCGGCGATGGTGGCCGAGCTGCTGGGAGTGCCGATGGTGACGCTGGCCAACAGCGTGGAGTGCTCCGGTGAGACCGGTGGCACCGTGACCATCAAGCGCGACACCGCCGAGGCCACCCAGACCATCGAGGCGACGCTGCCGGCCGTGGTCTCGGTGACCGACCAGATCAACGAGCCGCGCTACCCCAGCTTCAAGGGGATCATGGCGGCCAAGAAGAAGACGATCGAGAGCTGGTCGCTGGCCGACCTGGGCGTGGACGCCGAGCTGGTGGGGTTGGGCAACGCCTGGGCCCAGGTGGACGGCACCGACCAGCGCCCGCCGCGCGAGGCCGGGGAGATCGTCACCGACGAGGGCGAAGGCGGCACGAAGCTCGCCGAGTTCCTGGCCCAGCGCAAGTTCATCTGA
- a CDS encoding electron transfer flavoprotein subunit alpha/FixB family protein produces MSEVLVLVDHAEGEVRKTTGEMLTAARRIGDASAVFVGAGFDAAKEALAAHGAAKVYRLEAPEFDEYLVGPTAEALAQLVQRTGAATVILPSSPEGKEVAGRLAVMTASGVITDAVDVQAGEGGVSVTKSVFAGGWTTTSHVAKGVAIVTLKPNSVTAEEAVGEAADEVVEVEFSDVAKGARIVSSEEKAASGRPELTEAAIVVSGGRGTGGDFDPVEGFADSLGAAVGASRAAVDAGWYPHSSQVGQTGVTVSPQLYVAAGISGAIQHRAGMQTSKTIVAVNKDEEAPIFSMVDFGVVGDLFEVLPQATEKITGSQ; encoded by the coding sequence ATGAGTGAAGTTCTGGTTCTGGTCGACCACGCCGAGGGCGAGGTCCGGAAGACCACCGGGGAGATGCTGACCGCTGCCCGTCGCATCGGGGATGCCTCCGCGGTGTTCGTGGGCGCCGGGTTCGACGCCGCCAAGGAGGCCCTCGCAGCCCACGGCGCGGCGAAGGTGTACCGCCTCGAGGCCCCCGAGTTCGACGAGTACCTCGTGGGCCCGACGGCCGAAGCGCTGGCCCAGCTGGTGCAGCGCACCGGTGCGGCCACAGTGATCCTCCCGTCCTCCCCGGAGGGCAAGGAGGTGGCCGGGCGCCTGGCCGTCATGACCGCCTCGGGTGTCATCACCGATGCGGTGGACGTGCAGGCCGGTGAGGGCGGTGTGAGCGTCACCAAGTCCGTCTTCGCCGGTGGGTGGACCACCACCTCCCACGTGGCCAAGGGCGTGGCGATCGTGACGCTGAAGCCCAACTCCGTCACCGCCGAGGAGGCGGTCGGCGAGGCCGCCGACGAGGTCGTGGAGGTGGAATTCTCCGACGTGGCCAAGGGCGCCCGCATCGTGAGCAGCGAGGAGAAGGCCGCCTCCGGCCGTCCGGAGCTGACCGAGGCCGCGATCGTGGTCTCCGGTGGCCGCGGCACCGGTGGCGACTTCGACCCGGTGGAGGGCTTCGCCGACTCCCTGGGCGCTGCCGTGGGTGCCTCGCGAGCCGCCGTCGATGCCGGCTGGTACCCGCACTCCAGCCAGGTCGGTCAGACCGGTGTGACCGTGTCGCCGCAGCTGTACGTGGCGGCCGGCATCTCCGGTGCCATCCAGCACCGCGCCGGCATGCAGACCTCGAAGACGATCGTCGCCGTGAACAAGGACGAGGAGGCTCCCATCTTCTCGATGGTGGACTTCGGCGTCGTCGGCGACCTGTTCGAGGTGCTGCCGCAGGCCACGGAGAAGATCACCGGCTCCCAGTGA
- a CDS encoding type 1 glutamine amidotransferase domain-containing protein: MTDTTQDTQNTGKAVIFLTSAEGIEAVELTDPWEALTDAGHTPRLVTPEGGEVQLFNHLDKAETRTADATVADIDPAEVDLLVLPGGVANPDLLRQSDEAVQFVKAVHDAGKPVAAICHAPWVLAEAGVVSGRRLTGFASLETDLRNAGAEWVGDQEVVVDGNLITSRNPDDLPAFNGAVIEALDHGTAAAQG, translated from the coding sequence ATGACCGACACCACGCAGGACACCCAGAACACCGGCAAGGCCGTCATCTTCCTGACCTCCGCCGAGGGCATTGAGGCCGTCGAGCTCACCGATCCGTGGGAGGCGCTGACCGACGCTGGCCACACCCCGCGGCTCGTCACCCCTGAGGGCGGAGAGGTCCAGCTCTTCAACCACTTGGACAAGGCCGAGACCCGCACAGCTGACGCCACCGTGGCCGACATCGACCCGGCCGAGGTGGACCTGTTGGTGCTCCCCGGTGGCGTGGCCAACCCGGATCTGCTGCGCCAGAGCGACGAGGCCGTGCAGTTCGTCAAGGCCGTTCATGATGCGGGCAAGCCCGTCGCCGCGATCTGCCACGCTCCGTGGGTGCTGGCCGAGGCGGGTGTCGTCTCTGGCCGCCGCCTCACCGGTTTCGCCAGCCTCGAGACCGACCTGCGCAATGCCGGCGCGGAGTGGGTGGGCGACCAGGAGGTCGTGGTGGACGGCAACCTCATCACCAGCCGCAACCCTGATGATCTGCCGGCCTTCAACGGCGCGGTCATCGAGGCGCTCGACCACGGGACGGCCGCAGCGCAGGGCTGA
- the hisS gene encoding histidine--tRNA ligase, with product MSPQQVLFVHEPVLVGDQFDQGRGCSSDRAALPTVAETRLPPMASPITTPRPAQGTLELLPRQQIAFNRMTDVIRRHFEAGGFLPLETPAFERTDVLLTKSGGETEKQVYFVQSTGGLANYRDAVLAAADGQGGESAPPDGAEALPDLALRFDLTVPMARFVAQHEGQLTFPFRRYQMQRVYRGERPQRGRYREFLQCDVDIIGSGSLNVRHDAEPPATMHAIFRELDFGPFTIHLNNRRLLRGFFRSLGIADDAQPAVLREVDKIDKRGLDWLREELTGERFGLPADAVEALAEFVGRRTTSHADAMEALAGLEGRDAELDAGVAELREVLEMLRHLGVPESDYCVNFAIARGLDYYTGTVYETFLDEHPELGSICSGGRYENLAGQYTKSSLPGVGMSIGLSRLFWQLMENGLVDDEPSTVQVLIPLLDEALLPEALGLAAELRSAGLAVENVLEPAKLAKQFKHADRAGIRFVAVLGAQEVEKGVVTVKDLARSDQFAVERGELARALRVELAQPELPGA from the coding sequence ATGAGTCCCCAGCAGGTGTTGTTCGTGCACGAGCCAGTTCTCGTGGGTGACCAGTTCGATCAGGGCCGGGGGTGCTCCTCCGACCGGGCGGCCCTGCCCACCGTGGCGGAAACTAGACTCCCGCCCATGGCCTCACCGATCACCACGCCCCGTCCTGCCCAGGGAACGCTCGAGCTGCTGCCGCGCCAGCAGATCGCGTTCAACCGGATGACCGACGTGATCCGCCGTCATTTCGAGGCCGGTGGTTTCCTGCCGCTGGAGACCCCCGCGTTCGAGCGCACCGACGTGCTGCTCACCAAGTCCGGCGGCGAGACCGAGAAGCAGGTCTACTTCGTCCAGTCAACAGGTGGGCTCGCGAACTACCGCGATGCGGTGCTCGCTGCTGCTGACGGCCAGGGGGGCGAGTCCGCACCCCCGGACGGTGCCGAGGCGCTGCCCGACCTCGCCCTGCGCTTTGACCTCACGGTGCCGATGGCGCGCTTCGTCGCCCAGCACGAGGGGCAGCTGACCTTCCCCTTCCGGCGGTACCAGATGCAGCGCGTCTACCGTGGGGAGCGTCCGCAGCGTGGCCGCTACCGCGAGTTCCTGCAGTGCGACGTGGACATCATCGGCTCCGGCTCGCTGAACGTCCGGCACGATGCGGAGCCGCCGGCCACCATGCACGCGATCTTCCGCGAGCTGGACTTCGGCCCGTTCACGATCCACCTCAACAACCGCCGGTTGCTGCGCGGCTTCTTCCGGAGCCTCGGCATCGCCGACGACGCCCAGCCGGCGGTGCTGCGGGAGGTGGACAAGATCGACAAGCGCGGTCTGGACTGGCTGCGCGAGGAGCTCACCGGGGAGCGCTTCGGCCTGCCCGCCGATGCCGTGGAGGCCCTCGCCGAGTTCGTGGGACGCCGCACCACCTCCCACGCCGACGCGATGGAGGCTCTGGCCGGGCTGGAGGGCCGGGACGCAGAGCTCGATGCCGGCGTGGCCGAGCTCCGTGAGGTGCTCGAGATGTTGCGGCACCTGGGCGTGCCGGAGAGCGACTACTGCGTCAACTTCGCCATAGCCCGCGGGCTCGACTACTACACCGGCACCGTCTACGAGACCTTCCTGGACGAGCACCCCGAGCTCGGGTCGATCTGCTCCGGCGGGCGGTACGAGAACCTCGCCGGGCAGTACACGAAGTCCTCCCTGCCCGGGGTGGGCATGTCCATCGGCCTCTCGCGCCTGTTCTGGCAGCTCATGGAGAACGGCCTGGTGGACGACGAGCCGTCGACCGTGCAGGTGCTCATCCCGTTGCTGGACGAGGCGCTGCTGCCCGAGGCGCTGGGGCTGGCGGCCGAGCTGCGCTCGGCCGGGCTGGCCGTGGAGAACGTGCTGGAGCCGGCCAAGCTGGCCAAGCAGTTCAAGCATGCCGACCGGGCCGGCATCCGCTTCGTCGCGGTCCTGGGCGCCCAGGAGGTCGAGAAGGGCGTGGTGACCGTGAAGGACCTCGCGCGCAGCGACCAGTTCGCGGTGGAGCGGGGTGAGCTGGCCCGCGCCCTGCGGGTGGAGCTGGCCCAGCCGGAGCTCCCCGGCGCCTGA
- a CDS encoding catalase, with the protein MSTYEKSPAPGDPADAQDPRPTGADTSGSLTDTGAPAPSDRQSLRAGADGPIVLHDAHFVNQMAHFDRERVPERVVHAKGSGAFGTFEVTADVSQWTKAAVFQPGTKTDMLARFSTVAGEMGSPDTWRDPRGFALKFYTTQGNYDLVGNNTPIFFIRDAMKFPHFIRSQKRRGANGLRDNHMQWDFWTLNPESAHQVTYLMGDRGIPRTYRHMNGYGSHTYMWVNASGERFWVKYHFHSQQGVEGLSGDEATRIAGEDADFHRRDLFESIEKGDHPRWTLSVQVIPFEEGFSYKTNIFDVTKTVSHADYPLHEVGVMTLDRNPDNHFAQIEQAAFEPSATVPGIGLSPDTMLLGRVFSYADTHRHRIGPNYLQLPVNKHRVEGHSYTYDGPMAYDHAGDAAVYAANTQGTSYSDGTGPAEDSYPVSGDLVRRAQTVRSDEDDNFSQPGTLVREVFDDAQRDRFVDTVAGHLLGGVTGEVLERAFDYWKAVDAETGARIEQAVRAGQAEDNPGGQPEDAKDDAARGTTDADGTRRG; encoded by the coding sequence ATGAGCACCTACGAGAAGTCACCCGCCCCCGGCGACCCTGCCGACGCCCAAGACCCGCGTCCGACCGGTGCGGACACCTCCGGGTCCCTCACCGACACCGGGGCGCCGGCCCCCTCCGACCGCCAGTCCCTGCGCGCCGGTGCCGACGGCCCGATCGTCCTGCACGATGCGCACTTCGTGAACCAGATGGCGCACTTCGACCGGGAGCGCGTCCCGGAGCGAGTGGTGCACGCCAAGGGCTCCGGCGCATTCGGCACCTTCGAGGTCACGGCCGACGTCAGCCAGTGGACGAAGGCCGCCGTGTTCCAGCCCGGCACGAAGACGGACATGCTGGCCCGCTTCTCCACCGTGGCCGGTGAGATGGGCTCGCCCGACACCTGGCGCGACCCCCGCGGCTTCGCGCTGAAGTTCTACACCACGCAGGGCAACTACGACCTCGTGGGCAACAACACCCCCATCTTCTTCATCCGCGACGCCATGAAGTTCCCCCACTTCATCCGCTCCCAGAAGCGCCGCGGCGCCAACGGCCTGCGCGACAACCACATGCAGTGGGACTTCTGGACGCTCAACCCCGAGTCCGCCCACCAGGTGACCTACCTGATGGGTGACCGCGGCATCCCCCGGACCTACCGCCACATGAACGGCTACGGCTCGCACACCTACATGTGGGTGAACGCCAGCGGTGAGAGGTTCTGGGTGAAGTACCACTTCCACTCCCAGCAGGGCGTGGAGGGGCTGTCCGGCGACGAGGCCACACGGATCGCCGGTGAGGACGCGGACTTCCACCGCCGGGACCTGTTCGAGTCGATCGAGAAGGGCGACCACCCCCGGTGGACCCTCTCGGTGCAGGTGATCCCCTTCGAGGAGGGCTTCTCCTACAAGACCAACATCTTCGACGTCACCAAGACCGTCTCGCACGCGGACTACCCGCTGCACGAGGTGGGCGTGATGACCCTGGACCGCAACCCGGACAACCACTTCGCCCAGATCGAGCAGGCCGCGTTCGAGCCCTCGGCGACCGTGCCCGGCATCGGCCTCTCCCCGGACACGATGCTGCTGGGTCGGGTCTTCTCCTACGCGGACACCCACCGCCACCGCATCGGCCCCAACTACCTGCAGCTCCCGGTCAACAAGCACCGGGTAGAGGGCCACAGCTACACCTACGACGGCCCGATGGCCTACGACCACGCGGGCGACGCGGCCGTGTACGCCGCCAACACACAGGGCACGTCCTACTCCGACGGCACCGGCCCGGCCGAGGACTCCTACCCGGTCTCCGGCGACCTGGTCCGCCGTGCGCAGACGGTGCGCAGCGACGAGGACGACAACTTCTCCCAGCCCGGCACCCTGGTGCGCGAGGTGTTCGACGACGCCCAGCGCGACCGCTTCGTCGACACCGTGGCCGGCCACCTGCTCGGCGGTGTGACCGGCGAGGTGCTGGAGCGCGCCTTCGACTACTGGAAGGCCGTCGACGCCGAGACGGGCGCCCGCATCGAGCAGGCGGTGCGTGCCGGCCAGGCGGAGGACAACCCCGGCGGCCAGCCCGAGGACGCGAAGGACGACGCTGCCCGGGGCACCACGGACGCCGACGGCACGCGCCGGGGCTGA
- a CDS encoding YerC/YecD family TrpR-related protein, whose translation MKRRDAAQPRSTIAQQRELARVLASMGEADEIEALLTDLCTPAEREALTDRWAVVPLLAEGMSYRAIHEATGVSVTTVGRVARCVEDGAGGYRAALRHRDTLEPADG comes from the coding sequence GTGAAGCGTCGAGATGCCGCCCAGCCGCGGTCGACGATCGCGCAGCAGCGCGAGCTGGCGCGCGTGCTGGCCTCGATGGGGGAGGCCGACGAGATCGAGGCACTGCTGACCGATCTGTGCACCCCGGCCGAGCGGGAGGCCCTCACCGACCGGTGGGCCGTCGTCCCGCTGCTGGCCGAGGGCATGAGCTACCGCGCGATCCACGAGGCCACCGGAGTCTCGGTGACCACCGTGGGCCGCGTGGCCCGCTGCGTCGAGGACGGCGCCGGCGGTTACCGGGCGGCCCTGCGACATCGCGACACGCTCGAGCCCGCCGACGGCTGA
- the hisG gene encoding ATP phosphoribosyltransferase, protein MPPIDPQRDRLRVAIQKSGRLGDPARDLLAACGLTWRESRDRLFCFGEGLPVDLLLVRDDDIPGLLADGVADLGILGRNVLAETQLAPGAAALEEVRQLGFGACTLDVAVPQDWTWTGPEQLEGLRVATSYPELTRDWMERQGVAADVVTLSGSVEIAPSLGQADVVCDLVSSGATLRANALKPVVTILQTEAVLAARSTPLEGERAALADVLLRRLDGVRRVADSKVLVARAPADRLAQVVALLPDAEEPTVTPTVDPSDPTADSGTYALQALVHGEVTWSLLEEVKQAGARGVMVLPVEGMLV, encoded by the coding sequence GTGCCCCCCATCGATCCCCAGCGCGACCGCCTGCGCGTCGCCATCCAGAAGTCCGGCCGTCTCGGCGACCCCGCCCGTGACCTGCTCGCGGCCTGTGGCCTCACCTGGCGCGAGAGCCGCGACCGCCTGTTCTGCTTCGGGGAGGGACTGCCGGTCGACCTGCTGCTCGTGCGCGACGACGACATACCCGGCCTGCTCGCCGACGGGGTGGCGGACCTGGGCATCCTCGGGCGCAACGTGCTGGCCGAGACCCAGCTGGCGCCGGGCGCCGCAGCGCTGGAGGAGGTGCGCCAGCTCGGTTTCGGGGCATGCACGCTGGACGTGGCCGTGCCGCAGGACTGGACCTGGACCGGGCCCGAGCAGCTCGAGGGGCTGCGCGTGGCCACCAGCTACCCGGAGCTCACCCGTGACTGGATGGAGCGCCAGGGCGTCGCGGCCGACGTGGTCACCCTGAGCGGCTCGGTGGAGATCGCCCCGAGCCTCGGGCAGGCCGATGTGGTGTGCGACCTCGTCTCCTCCGGCGCCACGCTGCGGGCCAACGCCCTGAAGCCGGTGGTGACGATCCTGCAGACCGAGGCTGTGCTGGCCGCCCGGTCGACTCCCCTGGAGGGGGAGCGCGCCGCGCTCGCGGACGTCCTGCTGCGCCGTCTGGACGGGGTGCGCCGGGTGGCCGACAGCAAGGTGCTGGTGGCGCGGGCGCCCGCGGACCGGCTGGCCCAGGTAGTCGCCCTGCTGCCTGACGCGGAGGAGCCCACCGTGACCCCCACCGTCGACCCGAGCGACCCCACCGCCGACTCCGGCACCTACGCGCTGCAGGCCCTGGTGCACGGGGAGGTGACCTGGTCCCTGCTGGAGGAGGTCAAGCAGGCCGGCGCCCGCGGCGTCATGGTGCTGCCGGTCGAGGGGATGCTGGTCTGA
- the hisD gene encoding histidinol dehydrogenase produces the protein MRVLDWNALDDSERTAALERPAQAVGEQVTAAVAEVLDAVRARGADAVVGYTERFDGVGREHLLLSEAEIDRAVEQVPDAVRAAIAQAAATLRTFHAPGALSPFAVDTAPGMRCERIVRPVRTVGLYVPAGSAPLPSTALMLGVPAVLAGCPEVVVCTPPTAQGTADPSVVAACVEVGIRRIAVVGGAQAVGAMAFGAGPIPRCDKIFGPGNSFVTEAKRQVAGMQGGPGIDLPAGPSEQLVIADAGANPVWVAADLLSQAEHGPDSQVVCVSDDRDLLEQVAAEVERQAAELPRAQIVAGALTASRLVLVDDLDQAVAVSNAYAPEHLILAVRAPRELLAGITAAGSIFLGDHTPESLGDYCSGTNHVLPTSGAARYTGGVNLASFQLSITVQEASPRALAQLGATAVTLARAEGLEAHARAVTRRVDASEAAAGGAR, from the coding sequence ATGCGCGTCCTGGACTGGAACGCCCTCGACGACTCCGAGCGCACCGCCGCCCTGGAGCGCCCCGCCCAGGCGGTGGGGGAGCAGGTCACCGCGGCCGTGGCCGAGGTCCTCGACGCCGTCCGGGCCCGGGGAGCCGACGCCGTGGTCGGGTACACCGAGCGCTTCGACGGGGTGGGCCGGGAACACCTGCTGCTCAGCGAGGCCGAGATCGACCGCGCGGTGGAGCAGGTGCCCGATGCGGTGCGCGCCGCCATCGCGCAGGCCGCCGCCACCCTGCGCACCTTCCACGCGCCCGGTGCGCTGAGCCCGTTCGCGGTGGACACCGCGCCCGGCATGCGCTGTGAGCGCATCGTCCGTCCGGTGCGCACCGTGGGGCTGTACGTGCCGGCGGGTTCCGCGCCGCTGCCCTCGACCGCGCTGATGCTGGGCGTCCCCGCCGTGCTCGCGGGCTGCCCGGAGGTGGTGGTGTGCACGCCCCCGACCGCGCAGGGCACCGCCGACCCGAGCGTCGTGGCGGCCTGTGTGGAGGTGGGCATCCGCCGCATCGCCGTGGTGGGTGGTGCGCAGGCGGTGGGCGCGATGGCCTTCGGTGCAGGGCCGATCCCGCGCTGCGACAAGATCTTTGGCCCCGGCAACTCGTTCGTCACCGAGGCCAAGCGGCAGGTGGCCGGGATGCAGGGTGGGCCGGGCATCGACCTGCCGGCCGGCCCCAGCGAGCAGCTCGTCATCGCCGATGCGGGGGCGAACCCCGTGTGGGTCGCCGCCGACCTGCTGAGCCAGGCCGAGCACGGCCCGGACTCGCAGGTGGTCTGCGTGAGCGACGACCGCGATCTGCTGGAGCAGGTGGCCGCCGAGGTGGAGCGACAGGCCGCGGAGCTGCCCCGGGCGCAGATCGTGGCCGGTGCGCTCACCGCATCGAGGCTGGTGCTGGTCGACGACCTGGACCAGGCGGTGGCGGTGAGCAACGCCTACGCGCCGGAGCACCTGATCCTGGCCGTGCGCGCACCCCGGGAGTTGCTGGCCGGCATCACGGCGGCGGGCTCGATCTTCCTGGGCGACCACACGCCGGAGTCGCTCGGCGACTACTGCTCGGGCACCAACCACGTGCTGCCCACCAGCGGTGCCGCGCGGTACACCGGCGGGGTGAACCTGGCCAGCTTCCAGCTCTCCATCACCGTGCAGGAGGCGAGTCCCCGGGCGCTGGCGCAGCTCGGGGCCACGGCCGTCACCCTGGCCCGTGCCGAGGGGCTCGAGGCCCACGCCCGCGCCGTGACGCGACGGGTCGACGCCTCCGAGGCCGCCGCAGGAGGTGCCCGGTGA
- a CDS encoding aminotransferase class I/II-fold pyridoxal phosphate-dependent enzyme, protein MTAVDSGAVLPAPYLREDLADFAGYSSARTSGPAPDGAGDWAWLNANEAAAANQGDPTGASRRYPDPQPGRLRARLAGTWGVRPEELLVVRGSDEGIDVLVRGCTAPGEGAIVVAPPTFGMYAVSARLHGVAVAESPQLLVAADRDRFELDAGAVREAVATTGAGLVFVASPGNPTGTTVPAAELAALAADLRGRALLVVDEAYGDFSDQPSATALLAAHENVVVLRTLSKAHGLAGARIGAVIAQPELVAALGRVQAPYPLAVPAIELALAATEPDALAATTERVWRTVAERERVASTLSDAVRAGRAGSIRCVMAGEANFVTVRADDPAAVMDALAGSGVVARSLAGHPALSDGVRITVGQEHENDRVLAALTGAPAPATQTPATQATQTTATQTTQETP, encoded by the coding sequence GTGACCGCCGTGGACTCCGGCGCCGTGCTGCCCGCCCCCTACCTCCGGGAGGACCTCGCGGACTTCGCGGGCTACTCCAGCGCACGCACCAGCGGCCCGGCGCCCGATGGCGCCGGCGACTGGGCCTGGCTCAATGCGAACGAGGCCGCGGCGGCCAACCAGGGGGACCCGACGGGTGCCTCGCGCCGCTACCCGGACCCGCAGCCCGGGCGCCTGCGTGCTCGACTGGCCGGGACCTGGGGTGTGCGTCCTGAGGAGCTGCTCGTGGTGAGGGGCAGCGACGAGGGCATCGACGTGCTCGTGCGGGGCTGCACTGCCCCGGGCGAGGGGGCGATCGTCGTGGCTCCGCCGACCTTCGGCATGTACGCCGTGAGCGCGCGCCTGCACGGCGTGGCCGTGGCCGAGTCGCCGCAGCTGCTGGTGGCGGCCGACCGCGACCGGTTCGAGCTGGACGCCGGTGCGGTCCGCGAGGCCGTGGCCACCACCGGGGCCGGGCTGGTCTTCGTGGCCTCCCCGGGCAACCCCACGGGCACCACCGTGCCGGCGGCGGAGCTCGCGGCCCTGGCCGCCGACCTGCGGGGCCGCGCCCTGCTCGTGGTCGACGAGGCCTACGGCGACTTCAGCGACCAGCCCTCGGCGACCGCGTTGCTCGCTGCGCACGAGAACGTGGTGGTGCTGCGCACCCTGAGCAAGGCGCACGGTCTGGCCGGTGCCCGCATCGGCGCCGTCATCGCGCAACCCGAGCTGGTGGCCGCGCTCGGCCGGGTGCAGGCGCCCTACCCGCTGGCCGTCCCCGCCATCGAGCTGGCACTGGCGGCCACCGAGCCGGACGCGCTGGCGGCCACCACCGAGCGGGTGTGGCGCACCGTGGCCGAGCGCGAGCGCGTGGCGTCCACGTTGTCCGATGCGGTGCGCGCCGGCCGCGCGGGCAGCATCCGTTGCGTCATGGCGGGGGAGGCGAACTTCGTCACCGTCCGCGCCGACGACCCGGCCGCGGTGATGGACGCGCTGGCGGGGTCGGGCGTCGTGGCCCGCAGCCTCGCCGGCCACCCGGCGCTGTCCGACGGGGTGCGCATCACCGTCGGGCAGGAGCACGAGAACGACCGGGTGCTGGCGGCCCTCACCGGCGCGCCGGCGCCCGCGACCCAGACCCCCGCGACCCAGGCCACCCAGACCACAGCCACCCAGACCACCCAGGAGACACCGTGA